One genomic segment of Mycolicibacterium psychrotolerans includes these proteins:
- a CDS encoding TetR/AcrR family transcriptional regulator, translating to MSKQAEAPPTAARGGRGARQRILDAAIRLFYEEGVNATGVERLAAEASVSKRTLYQHFPSKTAVVEEYLRTIRESVGDPVHPDPTTTSGPRARILALFETPPAGGVMRGCPFHNAAVEAAGAMPEVQEIVEAHKRSYIDALGDLARQAGAADAKAVGFQLAVLYEGAASLSTSLNDVAPWTHAAKAAQKLLDDAIARRAARHR from the coding sequence ATGAGCAAGCAGGCAGAGGCGCCTCCCACGGCCGCGCGCGGCGGCCGCGGTGCGCGCCAGCGCATCCTCGACGCCGCGATCAGGCTCTTCTACGAGGAGGGCGTCAATGCGACGGGCGTGGAGCGACTCGCCGCCGAAGCTTCGGTGTCGAAACGAACCCTCTATCAACACTTTCCGAGTAAAACGGCCGTAGTCGAGGAGTATCTTCGCACCATCCGGGAGAGTGTCGGCGATCCCGTCCACCCCGATCCGACGACGACGTCCGGCCCCAGGGCTCGCATCCTGGCTCTCTTCGAGACGCCTCCCGCCGGGGGAGTGATGCGTGGGTGCCCGTTTCACAACGCGGCCGTCGAGGCTGCCGGCGCGATGCCCGAGGTGCAGGAGATCGTCGAGGCGCACAAGAGGAGCTACATCGACGCCCTGGGTGATCTCGCGCGCCAGGCAGGCGCCGCGGACGCGAAGGCGGTGGGCTTCCAGCTTGCCGTCCTCTACGAAGGCGCGGCCTCGCTGTCCACGTCTCTCAACGACGTCGCTCCGTGGACACACGCCGCCAAAGCCGCGCAGAAACTGCTCGACGACGCGATCGCCCGCCGCGCGGCGCGGCACCGGTGA
- a CDS encoding alpha/beta fold hydrolase → MIATTHRDAPTRTIDVGGTTFVYREIGGDSGVPVIFLNHLGAVLDNWDPRVVDGIAASHRVITFDNRGVGASGGRTPTTVAAMARDAVAFIRALDLEKVDLLGFSLGGIVSQEIVAQHPQLVRRLILAGTGPAGGTGIDKVTGVTISDTVKALLTGIDPKENLFFTTTANGKSEAKRFVARLKERTTDRDKSISPIAFRAQLKAIHAWGVTRPADLSQITQPVLVANGEDDRMVPTSNSYDLARRLPNAQLRVYPDAGHGGIFQFHEQFVAEALKFLQ, encoded by the coding sequence ATGATCGCGACGACACACAGGGACGCGCCCACCAGAACCATCGACGTCGGCGGTACCACCTTCGTGTACCGCGAGATCGGTGGGGACAGCGGCGTACCGGTCATCTTCCTCAATCACCTTGGCGCCGTGCTGGACAACTGGGATCCGCGCGTGGTCGACGGTATCGCCGCCAGCCACCGCGTCATCACCTTCGACAACCGCGGGGTCGGCGCATCGGGCGGCAGGACGCCCACCACGGTCGCGGCGATGGCCCGTGACGCCGTCGCCTTCATCCGCGCGCTCGACCTCGAAAAGGTCGACCTTCTGGGATTCTCCCTGGGCGGCATAGTTTCCCAGGAGATCGTCGCGCAGCACCCGCAGCTGGTGCGCAGGCTCATCCTCGCCGGCACCGGCCCGGCGGGAGGCACGGGCATCGACAAGGTCACCGGGGTGACCATCAGCGACACGGTGAAGGCCCTGCTGACCGGCATAGACCCGAAAGAGAACCTCTTCTTCACCACGACGGCGAACGGGAAGTCCGAAGCGAAGCGCTTCGTCGCGCGGCTCAAGGAGCGGACCACCGACCGGGACAAATCGATATCGCCCATCGCCTTTCGCGCACAGTTGAAGGCCATCCACGCCTGGGGTGTCACGCGGCCGGCCGATCTCTCGCAGATCACCCAGCCCGTCCTGGTCGCCAACGGTGAGGACGACCGGATGGTGCCGACGAGCAACTCCTATGACCTCGCCCGCAGGTTGCCGAACGCACAACTGAGGGTCTACCCGGACGCCGGACACGGCGGCATCTTCCAGTTCCACGAGCAGTTCGTCGCCGAAGCGCTGAAGTTCCTCCAGTGA
- a CDS encoding SDR family oxidoreductase produces the protein MTSLQNQTVLVTGANRGMGRHYIPQLLDRGVAKVYAAARDPRLITVTDPRVVPMELDVTDENSASAAASVATDVSVLINNAGIIRGASVLDRDSTKLREELDTNLFGPLALASAFAEQIARKGGAIVNVASVLSWLPVGASYGVSKAAVWSATDSMRLELAPRGVQVLGVYVGLVDTDMASFSDSPKSDPADVVRQVLDGIEAGADEVLADEFTRSVRAQLNLPVGQRRLG, from the coding sequence ATGACCTCACTGCAGAACCAAACGGTGCTCGTCACCGGAGCCAATCGCGGTATGGGACGTCACTACATCCCCCAGTTGCTCGACCGCGGCGTCGCCAAAGTGTATGCAGCAGCGCGAGACCCGCGCCTGATCACCGTCACCGATCCTCGGGTCGTCCCGATGGAGTTGGACGTCACCGACGAGAACTCGGCGTCGGCGGCAGCGTCGGTCGCGACCGATGTCAGTGTCCTGATCAACAACGCCGGCATCATCCGCGGGGCGTCGGTGCTCGATCGTGACTCCACGAAGCTCCGAGAGGAGTTGGACACCAACCTCTTCGGACCCCTCGCCCTGGCGTCCGCCTTCGCCGAGCAGATCGCCCGGAAAGGCGGCGCCATCGTCAACGTCGCCTCGGTCCTCTCCTGGTTGCCCGTCGGCGCGAGTTACGGTGTCTCCAAGGCAGCGGTGTGGAGTGCCACCGATTCGATGCGCCTCGAGCTCGCACCGCGCGGCGTCCAGGTCCTCGGCGTGTACGTGGGTCTCGTCGACACCGACATGGCATCGTTCTCGGACAGTCCGAAGTCGGACCCTGCGGACGTGGTGCGGCAGGTTCTCGACGGGATCGAGGCGGGAGCCGACGAGGTGCTCGCCGACGAGTTCACCCGATCGGTCCGCGCACAATTGAACCTGCCGGTCGGGCAGCGCCGGCTCGGCTGA
- a CDS encoding methyltransferase, with product MASTPLPVVLATLALRRRLKQLADMLVPPQIAMLDLGEGVGGVQVAAAIAELGIADVLAGGPMTAPQIAARIDCDDDTTHRLLRGAVACGLCTMDRRTGAVKLTRMGAVLRSDHPASLRAWMRYKGMRSTVDAWGGLAASVRSGRSAFELVHGMSVWEWYSAHPDEERVFAATMRQATEISARAITRVYPWPDGAVVCDVAGGIGTLLSVIVAESRANVRGVLVDSAGMITEARGLLAERGVADRVDCVEGDIFRAVNATADVYLLKDVLHDWDDERCAKILSAVAASMPRGSRLVVIEYLQPPHRPNAFSPLLDLHTLTQRDGGRLRSTAELSDLLSGAGLRPTGRTFSVIPHDLIEAEKI from the coding sequence ATGGCATCGACACCTCTGCCCGTGGTGTTGGCCACGCTCGCCCTGCGGCGCAGGCTCAAGCAGCTCGCCGACATGCTGGTGCCGCCTCAGATCGCGATGCTGGACCTCGGCGAGGGTGTCGGCGGCGTCCAGGTCGCCGCAGCCATCGCCGAGCTCGGGATCGCCGACGTGCTGGCCGGTGGCCCGATGACCGCGCCGCAGATCGCCGCGCGGATCGACTGCGACGACGACACCACGCATCGCCTGCTGCGCGGCGCAGTCGCATGCGGTCTCTGCACCATGGACCGCCGGACCGGGGCGGTGAAGCTGACCCGCATGGGAGCGGTGCTGCGCAGCGACCACCCCGCCTCGCTGCGGGCATGGATGCGCTACAAGGGGATGCGGTCGACCGTCGATGCCTGGGGTGGCCTGGCCGCCAGCGTGCGCAGCGGCCGCAGCGCCTTCGAGCTCGTGCACGGCATGTCGGTGTGGGAGTGGTACTCCGCGCACCCGGACGAGGAACGCGTGTTCGCGGCGACGATGCGACAGGCCACGGAGATCAGTGCCCGCGCCATCACGCGGGTCTATCCGTGGCCGGACGGGGCGGTGGTGTGCGACGTGGCCGGCGGGATCGGCACGCTGCTGTCGGTGATCGTCGCGGAGTCGCGTGCGAACGTTCGCGGGGTCCTGGTCGACAGTGCGGGGATGATCACCGAAGCGCGCGGACTCCTCGCCGAGCGCGGTGTGGCCGACCGCGTCGACTGCGTCGAGGGCGACATCTTCCGCGCCGTCAACGCCACCGCCGACGTGTATCTGCTCAAGGACGTGCTGCACGACTGGGACGACGAACGCTGCGCGAAGATCCTCAGCGCGGTGGCGGCGAGCATGCCCCGTGGCAGCAGGCTCGTGGTGATCGAGTACCTCCAGCCACCCCATCGGCCGAACGCGTTCTCCCCGCTCCTCGACCTGCATACTCTGACCCAACGCGACGGCGGACGTCTGCGCTCGACCGCCGAACTGTCCGACCTGCTGAGCGGAGCCGGCCTGCGCCCCACCGGCCGGACGTTCTCGGTCATCCCGCACGATCTGATCGAGGCCGAGAAGATCTAG